The following proteins are encoded in a genomic region of Planctomycetota bacterium:
- a CDS encoding type II toxin-antitoxin system HicA family toxin, whose protein sequence is MSHRVRRMTAPELERLLAAHGFKFLVQRGCHRKWRHPETGLQAIIPHHKGLPIPIGTLLHILKGAEIPRQEWS, encoded by the coding sequence ATGAGCCACAGGGTCCGCCGAATGACCGCGCCGGAACTCGAGCGGCTGCTTGCTGCGCACGGGTTCAAGTTCCTCGTCCAGCGCGGCTGCCATCGCAAGTGGCGGCACCCCGAGACCGGCCTCCAAGCGATCATTCCCCATCACAAGGGCCTCCCCATCCCCATCGGAACACTCCTCCACATCCTCAAAGGCGCGGAGATTCCACGGCAGGAATGGAGTTGA
- a CDS encoding DUF1080 domain-containing protein: protein MRRAVAWMVLLGAVALAADNTPPEGFTALFNGKDLTGWGAGVGKPATEKQIAEWKVEDGIIKYTGKDGDLWTTKSFKDFVLMVEWRLPAPGDSGIYVRGSSKCQANIWVSELGSGEVYGYRTDGSLPEEIRKAATPSKEADKPVGEWNAFVITVKGDRMTVELNGEKVIDGLQMVKCPAEGPIALQNHGNPLEFRNIYIKELTDEPAK from the coding sequence ATGCGACGAGCCGTGGCATGGATGGTTCTGCTGGGGGCTGTGGCCCTGGCGGCCGACAACACGCCGCCCGAGGGCTTCACCGCGCTCTTCAACGGCAAGGACCTCACAGGCTGGGGCGCCGGCGTGGGCAAGCCGGCCACCGAGAAGCAGATCGCCGAGTGGAAGGTCGAGGACGGCATCATCAAGTACACCGGCAAGGATGGCGATCTGTGGACGACGAAGAGCTTCAAGGACTTCGTGCTGATGGTCGAGTGGCGGCTGCCGGCGCCGGGCGACAGCGGCATCTACGTGCGCGGCTCGTCGAAATGCCAGGCGAACATTTGGGTGAGCGAGCTCGGCTCGGGCGAGGTCTATGGCTACCGCACCGACGGCAGCCTGCCCGAGGAGATTCGCAAGGCGGCCACACCCTCGAAGGAGGCCGACAAGCCGGTGGGCGAATGGAACGCCTTCGTCATCACGGTCAAAGGCGACCGCATGACGGTCGAGCTGAACGGCGAGAAGGTGATTGACGGGCTCCAGATGGTCAAGTGCCCGGCCGAGGGGCCCATCGCCCTCCAGAACCACGGCAATCCGCTGGAGTTCAGGAACATCTACATCAAGGAGCTCACGGACGAGCCGGCGAAGTGA
- a CDS encoding type II toxin-antitoxin system HicB family antitoxin, which produces MKWRIVVEQDPETGDWAVWCPELPGCASCGETEEEALENIKEAIALYLEPSDVELAPGAKVLEVAVG; this is translated from the coding sequence ATGAAATGGCGCATCGTGGTCGAGCAGGACCCCGAGACTGGCGACTGGGCGGTGTGGTGCCCCGAGCTTCCTGGCTGCGCCTCGTGCGGCGAGACAGAGGAGGAGGCGCTCGAGAACATTAAAGAAGCCATCGCCCTCTACCTCGAGCCGAGTGACGTGGAACTCGCCCCTGGCGCGAAGGTGCTCGAGGTGGCTGTGGGATGA
- a CDS encoding MarC family protein: protein MRELLDSVIFLFAIVDAPGNLPIFVDLMEGMEPRLRRRAYHVATTVGFVIIVAFAVAGRFVLKKVFQIEVPEFQIAGGLLLAAVGIHAMVTSREPEAAEARRQPRGLEIAAVPMACPLLVGPGAIVTTMLIVERHGELHALLAGAIVFALTRVIFWLDEPIRRLLGSFGLLIASRIMRIFIIAIGVHFIIAGVKTIFHLAP, encoded by the coding sequence GTGCGCGAACTCCTCGACAGCGTGATCTTCCTGTTCGCCATCGTGGATGCGCCGGGGAATCTGCCCATTTTCGTGGACCTGATGGAGGGCATGGAGCCGCGGCTGCGGCGGCGGGCCTACCATGTCGCCACCACCGTCGGGTTCGTGATCATCGTGGCGTTCGCCGTGGCCGGGCGCTTCGTGCTGAAGAAGGTCTTCCAGATCGAGGTGCCGGAGTTCCAGATCGCGGGCGGCCTGCTGCTGGCAGCGGTGGGGATTCACGCGATGGTGACATCGCGGGAGCCCGAGGCGGCCGAGGCGAGGCGGCAGCCCCGCGGGCTGGAGATCGCCGCCGTGCCGATGGCCTGCCCCCTGCTGGTGGGGCCGGGAGCGATCGTGACGACGATGCTGATCGTCGAGCGGCACGGCGAACTGCATGCCCTGCTGGCCGGCGCCATCGTGTTCGCCCTCACGCGGGTCATTTTCTGGCTCGATGAGCCGATTCGCCGGCTGCTCGGCAGCTTCGGCCTGCTCATTGCCTCGCGCATCATGCGCATCTTCATCATCGCTATCGGCGTGCACTTCATCATCGCCGGCGTCAAGACGATCTTCCACCTCGCCCCATAG
- a CDS encoding Gfo/Idh/MocA family oxidoreductase produces the protein MGRKIRLGIIGVGQIGKSHVNTYKSVPDCEIVAVADVNKDEAERVAAANGIPRVFTKFREMLKMDEIDAVDVCLHNNYHAPVTIAALEAGKHVYCEKPMAGAYPDAKRMYETAKKCGRKLSIQLSTLFSKETRAAKRLIDEGLLGKIYFVKSYGFRRRGRPWVDGYGSPQFVTRKTAQGGALFDMGVYHIANILYLIGNPAIQTVTGATHDEIDKYEDRAKAAPWEVEELGLGFVRLQGGISFVIEESWAIHSDGTDSPMIAGSKGGVKLSPFGFFTTVADMPMNATFDLGGSDWRWHACFPETACYDGPQHHWIAGLLGKCKLIDTAAIALATMKVSEGIYLSQKLGREVTSAEIEKKSKSTALKGL, from the coding sequence ATGGGTCGGAAGATCAGGCTCGGCATCATCGGCGTGGGCCAGATCGGCAAGAGCCATGTGAACACCTACAAGAGCGTGCCCGACTGCGAGATCGTGGCTGTGGCCGACGTGAACAAGGACGAGGCGGAACGCGTAGCCGCCGCCAACGGCATCCCGCGCGTGTTCACGAAGTTCCGCGAGATGCTGAAGATGGACGAGATTGACGCGGTGGACGTGTGCCTCCACAACAACTACCACGCTCCGGTGACCATTGCGGCGCTGGAGGCGGGCAAGCACGTCTACTGCGAGAAGCCGATGGCGGGCGCCTATCCCGACGCCAAGCGCATGTACGAGACGGCCAAGAAGTGCGGCAGGAAGCTCTCGATTCAGCTCTCGACGCTGTTCTCCAAAGAGACCCGGGCCGCCAAGCGCCTGATTGACGAGGGGCTGCTGGGCAAGATCTACTTCGTCAAGAGCTACGGCTTCCGCCGCCGCGGCCGCCCGTGGGTGGACGGCTATGGCTCGCCGCAATTCGTCACCAGGAAGACGGCGCAGGGCGGCGCGCTCTTCGACATGGGCGTCTACCACATCGCCAACATCCTCTACCTCATCGGCAACCCGGCGATCCAGACCGTCACCGGCGCCACCCACGACGAGATTGACAAGTACGAGGACCGCGCCAAGGCGGCCCCGTGGGAGGTCGAGGAACTGGGCCTCGGCTTCGTGCGCCTCCAGGGCGGCATCAGCTTCGTCATCGAGGAGAGCTGGGCCATTCACTCGGACGGCACCGACAGCCCGATGATCGCCGGCTCGAAGGGCGGCGTGAAGCTCAGCCCGTTCGGCTTCTTCACCACCGTGGCCGACATGCCGATGAACGCCACCTTCGACCTCGGCGGCAGCGACTGGCGCTGGCACGCCTGCTTCCCCGAGACCGCCTGCTACGACGGCCCGCAGCACCACTGGATCGCCGGGCTGCTCGGCAAGTGCAAGCTCATTGACACCGCGGCCATCGCCCTGGCCACCATGAAGGTCAGCGAGGGCATCTACCTCTCCCAGAAGCTCGGGCGCGAGGTCACCTCCGCTGAGATCGAGAAGAAAAGCAAGTCCACGGCCCTCAAGGGACTGTGA
- a CDS encoding cellulase family glycosylhydrolase yields the protein MQRQVALLGVMAMAIAGAFAGEDDAKAFVRVSPRDPRYLELTNGKPYIPIGLNMIHPGRAGGDEAAGLAQFDAWMKALAAHGANHLRVWLSIGFFDVEHEKAGAYDEAKAKRIDALLALGRKHGIRIKMTLEHFREIDPASPRKTWALNPVQHASRSGPAASTKDWFDTDPPREQFKRKLAWYAHRYGNDPIVYGWELWNEVNCVHGGDYMAWSETMLAELHKLFPRNLAMQSLGSYDGDWARDNYRRLATMKGNDVAQVHRYLDLGAKLEVCHGPVDVLAADAVRELLALKPERPVILAESGAVEPRHTGPFKLYAKDKAGIILHDVLFAPFFAGAAGSGQCWHWDVYVAANDLWWQFGRFAQAVKGLDPPAEGFEPLMLEHPRLRVYALRGKHTLVLWCRDKANTWMSELRDGQAPEEVRGATVDLGPLGALRPVASAFVYDPWANRSTPLIARQAVIELPPFRRSIVVRLSDGR from the coding sequence ATGCAGCGCCAAGTTGCTCTTCTGGGGGTGATGGCCATGGCAATTGCGGGGGCATTCGCAGGCGAAGACGATGCGAAGGCGTTTGTGCGCGTCAGCCCGCGCGACCCGCGCTACCTCGAGCTCACGAACGGCAAGCCCTACATCCCCATCGGCCTGAACATGATCCACCCCGGCAGGGCCGGCGGCGACGAGGCCGCGGGCCTCGCGCAGTTCGACGCCTGGATGAAGGCCCTCGCGGCCCACGGCGCCAACCACCTGCGCGTGTGGCTGAGCATCGGCTTCTTCGACGTGGAGCACGAGAAGGCCGGCGCCTATGATGAAGCGAAGGCGAAGCGCATAGACGCCCTCCTCGCCCTAGGCCGCAAGCACGGCATTCGCATCAAGATGACCCTCGAGCACTTCCGCGAGATTGACCCCGCCTCGCCCCGCAAGACCTGGGCCCTCAACCCCGTGCAGCACGCCTCGCGCAGCGGCCCCGCCGCCTCGACCAAGGACTGGTTCGACACTGACCCGCCCCGCGAGCAGTTCAAGCGCAAACTCGCCTGGTATGCCCACCGCTACGGCAACGACCCCATCGTCTACGGCTGGGAGCTATGGAACGAAGTCAACTGCGTGCACGGCGGCGACTACATGGCCTGGAGCGAGACGATGCTCGCCGAACTCCACAAGCTCTTCCCGCGGAACTTGGCGATGCAGAGCCTGGGCAGCTACGATGGCGACTGGGCGCGCGACAACTACCGCCGCCTCGCCACGATGAAGGGCAACGACGTGGCCCAGGTGCACCGCTACCTCGACCTGGGCGCGAAGCTCGAGGTCTGCCACGGCCCGGTGGACGTGTTGGCCGCCGACGCGGTGCGCGAGCTGCTCGCCCTGAAGCCCGAGCGCCCCGTCATCCTGGCCGAGAGCGGCGCCGTCGAGCCGCGCCACACCGGCCCCTTCAAGCTCTATGCCAAGGACAAGGCCGGCATCATCCTCCACGACGTGCTCTTCGCCCCCTTCTTCGCGGGAGCCGCGGGCAGCGGCCAGTGCTGGCACTGGGATGTCTACGTGGCTGCGAACGACCTCTGGTGGCAGTTCGGGCGCTTCGCCCAGGCCGTCAAGGGCCTTGACCCGCCGGCCGAGGGCTTCGAGCCGCTGATGCTCGAGCACCCGCGGTTGCGCGTCTACGCCCTCCGGGGCAAACACACCCTCGTCCTCTGGTGCCGCGACAAGGCCAACACCTGGATGAGCGAGCTGCGGGACGGCCAGGCCCCCGAGGAGGTCCGCGGCGCGACCGTGGACCTGGGGCCTCTGGGCGCCCTCAGGCCCGTGGCGAGTGCCTTCGTCTACGACCCTTGGGCCAATCGCTCCACCCCGCTCATCGCCCGGCAGGCGGTCATCGAACTCCCCCCCTTCCGCCGGTCCATCGTCGTCCGCCTCAGCGACGGCCGGTGA